A region from the Lolium perenne isolate Kyuss_39 chromosome 4, Kyuss_2.0, whole genome shotgun sequence genome encodes:
- the LOC139830342 gene encoding uncharacterized protein — MVRLLGAGPGFVWISDCFFQAVTERRTVLYNKVVTSYHKAKIERAGLARELEAVKAEAARIPQLESDLRVARAQCATSEEANRAAAAKLKVADGELKRLRLLEANHLKELAALKKEQEEKLEGLSKRLEEVERQRLSLQQEVTTKSNELSATAKRWLGELSALDRGLAAAFPEAQEEALAAVGRAREDRRQATGEQSSDCFTMDDYLASIAARVEPVTKLGWELRKAAEELVRLLWPTETLPEDLSNLIAWLDRAPDRFLDWKESATRAGADMALSFVLSWYNEVSLDQLEFRRADVEDKLPAENKTARLARACAIADFVDKSIFIADPNPPSDDEEEEAEDEEADDVPVDDPAAGSADAPPASPGPAGA; from the exons atggtccggctgcttggagccggtccgggtttcgtctggatatctgattgtttctttcaggcggttacggagcgacgcaccgtcttgtacaacaaggtggtgactagctaccacaaggccaagatcgagcgagccggcttggctcgcgagctggaggctgtcaagg ctgaggccgcccggatcccgcagcttgagtcggacctccgagttgcccgcgctcaatgcgccacaagtgaggaagcgaaccgggctgctgccgccaagctgaaggtggctgacggggagctgaaacggctgcgccttcttgaggctaaccatctcaaggaacttgccgccctcaagaaggaacaggaggaaaagctggagggtctgagcaagcggttggaggaggtggagcggcaacggctttcgctccagcaagaggtgaccaccaagtccaacgagctgtcggccaccgccaagcggtggttgggggaacttagcgcgctcgaccgcggcttggcgg cggccttccctgaggcgcaggaggaggcgttagcggctgttggcagggcgcgggaggatcgccggcaggccactggggagcagagctccgactgcttcaccatggacgactatctggcgtccatcgccgcccgcgtggagccggtcaccaagcttggctgggagctgcggaaggcggcggaggagctggtccgactgctgtggccgacggagacgctgccggaagatctctccaatctcatcgcttggctggacagggctcccgaccgcttcttggactggaaggagtcggccacgcgcgccggagccgatatggcgctatcttttgtgctctcctggtataacgaggttagcctcgaccagttggagttccggcgcgccgacgtggaggacaagctcccggcggagaacaagactgctcggcttgcccgcgcctgcgccattgccgacttcgtcgacaagtccatcttcatcgcggacccgaatccgccgtctgacgacgaggaggaggaggctgaggacgaggaggcggacgacGTGCCCGTGGATGATCCGGCAGCCGGCTctgctgatgctcctccggctaGTCCTGGTCCAGCCGGTGCTTAG